TCAGAAGAGCGAACACTACTGCGATACATGAATACCAAAGCCAACCCCAAACAAACCATCGCCAAAATCCGACTCGAAGAAAGATCGATCGCCGGATTACCCAACCAGCCAAAGTTATCAATCAACATCCCCATCCCCAGCTGCCCGACAATCACCGCCACCGTCGCCACCGCCGTGCCGATCCGAGGCACCGCACCGACCATCACAATCATGTAAACCACACCGAACAACGCACCACTGAGCTGCCATTTCGGCACATCGAGCAAACTCACCGCATGGGCCGGTTCAAAAAACAGAATCAACAACCCGGTAACCAGCGCCCCCACGGCAAACGTCAGCAAACTACTGCGCAACACCCCAACGGTTTCCCCCAGACGCCCATTGATCGCCGCCTGAACACTCAACACCGCACCTGCCGCGACCACCACAGCCAACAAAATAATCAGATTCATCATCAACCCCGAGCAATCAAGACAAGTGCAGCAACAATCAACAACAGCGCCAGCCAACGCTCAGCGTTGACCTTCTTGCGCGCCGCGCCGAACCAGCCAAAGTGGTCGATCAACACACTCTTGCCTACCTGCCCGGAGAGGATCGCGATCATGGTCATGGCGATGCCGATGTGCGGGGTCGCCAGCGTCAGAACCACCACGTAGATCGGCCCGAGAATACCGCCGATCAACTGCCAACGCGGCAATGTGTTCAACGCCGGCCCTTGTTGCGGGCCGCTGAGCAACAGCAGCAAAAACAGAATCGCCGAACCCACGCCGAAAATGCTCAAGGTCGCCCACAGATGCCCGACCTGCACACCCAAAGGCCCGAGCAACCCCGCCTCCACCGACAGGCCCATGCCCGCCAGAATCACCAGCGGCAG
The sequence above is drawn from the Pseudomonas sp. FP2196 genome and encodes:
- a CDS encoding DMT family transporter, which translates into the protein MMNLIILLAVVVAAGAVLSVQAAINGRLGETVGVLRSSLLTFAVGALVTGLLILFFEPAHAVSLLDVPKWQLSGALFGVVYMIVMVGAVPRIGTAVATVAVIVGQLGMGMLIDNFGWLGNPAIDLSSSRILAMVCLGLALVFMYRSSVRSSD
- a CDS encoding DMT family transporter is translated as MQTLEEVSVAPPVAKPGLRLLLLPLVILAGMGLSVEAGLLGPLGVQVGHLWATLSIFGVGSAILFLLLLLSGPQQGPALNTLPRWQLIGGILGPIYVVVLTLATPHIGIAMTMIAILSGQVGKSVLIDHFGWFGAARKKVNAERWLALLLIVAALVLIARG